The following proteins are encoded in a genomic region of Gadus macrocephalus chromosome 19, ASM3116895v1:
- the pla2g3 gene encoding group 3 secretory phospholipase A2, with product MHPFHIFRVFLIFRALISSSAADVESICAYTRLASNGETHYSFLRTGHHSLHHRSPAVRLYHSVWSPDRALLQCSWLEDAAVTENYLSLCREKTNEFLENHSEHLNINALFASNRLCDDVNAPFVVKERASRSRKARSVGALSERSKAASHRRVKRGFIVPGTLWCGSGNKAPSYADLGAFTGTDSCCREHDHCQETILSFQNKFGVFNTNIFTMSHCDCDNRFHSCLRNANDSISDVVGKVFFNMLQMNCFELSYTVICMERNWFGMCKATQTVLQAEVHPPVAYEPHASTSQETATQENDDQENATQENATLENATLENATLENATLENATLENATLENATLENAILENASLENATLENASLENATLENASLENATLENASLENATLENATLENATQQNATQENGTQEKAILETVTQENATQATPTRSSTPHADPPAMTSDLTSASAAGPALSVGVWATQMASSMSPSPGQELSCEAYRELDQCSRARILPKQRRYGLLNPDTRTLYHCSCTKRLFQILANQRRLTDVDKFLLDRVSQSCFLIPDCGAGKICKAIVHRPALPTLDRTIPGGEMEDWRHLQAVSLRVRIYRVKRKNGKAVKLSTLCDRIIRAKVPKTRSDSTH from the exons ATGCACccttttcatatttttcgaGTATTTTTAATATTTCGAGCTTTGATATCGAGTTCTGCAGCAGATGTAGAGAGCATCTGTGCTTATACCCGACTTGCGTCCAACGGCGAAACTCACTACAGTTTCCTCCGGACGGGCCACCACAGCCTTCACCATCGTTCCCCCGCCGTGCGCCTCTACCACTCCGTGTGGTCCCCAGACCGCGCGCTGCTCCAGTGCTCCTGGTTGGAGGACGCAGCCGTCACAGAAAACTATCTATCCCTGTGCCGAGAGAAAACTAATGAGTTCTTGGAGAATCACAGTGAGCATTTAAATATCAATGCATTGTTTGCATCAAATCGATTATGTGACGACGTGAACGCACCGTTTGTGGTTAAAGAACGCGCAAGCCGAAGCAGAAAGGCAAGAAGCGTTGGCGCGCTGAGCGAAAGATCCAAGGCGGCGAGCCACCGGCGCGTGAAGCGCGGGTTTATTGTACCTGGGACGCTCTGGTGCGGGTCTGGCAACAAAGCACCGTCATATGCAGATTTGG GAGCCTTTACGGGGACGGACAGTTGTTGTCGTGAACATGACCATTGTCAGGAGACAATCTTGTCCTTCCAAAACAAATTCGGCGTCTTCAACACTAATATCTTCACCATGTCTCACTGCGATTGTGATAACAG GTTCCACAGTTGCCTAAGGAACGCCAACGACAGCATATCCGACGTGGTTGGGAAGGTCTTCTTCAACATGCTGCAGATGAACTGCTTTGAGCTCTCCTACACAGTAATCTGCATGGAGAGGAACTGGTTCGGCAT GTGTAAAGCGACCCAGACGGTGCTCCAGGCAGAAGTCCACCCTCCCGTCGCCTACGAGCCCCACGCCTCCACGTCCCAAGAGACCGCCACTCAGGAGAACGACGATCAGGAAAACGCCACTCAGGAGAACGCCACTCTGGAGAACGCCACTCTGGAGAACGCCACTCTGGAGAACGCCACCCTGGAGAACGCCACTCTGGAGAATGCCACTCTGGAGAACGCCACTCTGGAGAACGCCATCCTGGAGAACGCCAGTCTGGAGAACGCCACTCTGGAGAACGCCAGTCTGGAGAACGCCACTCTGGAGAACGCCAGTCTGGAGAACGCCACTCTGGAGAACGCCAGTCTGGAGAACGCCACTCTGGAGAACGCCACTCTGGAGAACGCCACTCAACAGAACGCCACTCAGGAGAACGGTACTCAAGAGAAGGCCATTCTGGAGACCGTGACTCAGGAGAACGCCACTCAAGCGACCCCGACCAGGAGCTCGACGCCGCACGCTGATCCCCCGgcgatgacctctgacctcacctCTGCTAGCGCCGCGGGCCCCGCCCTCAGTGTCGGTGTCTGGGCCACTCAGATGGCGAGCAGCATGTCTCCATCTCCAGGCCAGGAGCTGTCGTGTGAGGCGTACAGAGAGCTGGACCAGTGCAGCAGAGCCAGGATCCTTCCCAAGCAGAGGAGATACGGACTCCTGAACCCGGACACCAGGACCCTGTACCACTGCAGCTGCACAAAAAG ATTGTTTCAGattttagccaatcagaggcggCTGACAGACGTGGACAAATTTCTCCTGGACAGAGTTTCCCAATCCTGCTTCCTGATACCGGACTGTGGAGCGGGCAAGAT ATGTAAAGCCATTGTACACCGTCCTGCCCTGCCAACATTGGACAGGACCATTCCCGGTGGGGAAATGGAGGATTGGCGCCACCTACAGGCCGTGAGTCTCCGTGTCAGAATTTACAGGGTTAAACGAAAAAACGGAAAAGCGGTCAAACTCAGTACACTGTGCGATCGGATAATCCGAGCCAAAGTACCAAAAACCCGGAGTGACAGCACACATTGA